The Pyxidicoccus trucidator genome includes a window with the following:
- the rpiA gene encoding ribose-5-phosphate isomerase RpiA, which translates to MAPSEAGDTARYKREAAAWAVDAFFRDGMVVGLGTGSTAAFAVQRLAELRALGRLTDVRGVPTSRQTEALARELGVPLTTLEEHPVLDVTVDGADEVAPDLSLIKGGGGALLREKVVAQASRRVVIVVDSAKLSPRLGTRWALPVEVLPFGWRSQALFLESLGARVTPRRDAAGEPFLTDQGNLVLDCGFGPIEAPEALAVRLGLRAGVVGHGLFLGLTTDLVVAGPHGVEHRAL; encoded by the coding sequence ATGGCCCCCTCCGAAGCCGGCGACACCGCCCGTTACAAGCGCGAGGCCGCCGCGTGGGCGGTGGATGCGTTCTTCCGCGACGGCATGGTGGTGGGGCTGGGCACGGGCAGCACCGCCGCCTTCGCCGTCCAGCGGCTGGCGGAGCTGCGCGCGTTGGGGCGGCTCACGGACGTGCGGGGCGTGCCCACGTCACGCCAGACGGAGGCTCTGGCACGGGAGCTGGGAGTGCCCCTCACCACGCTGGAGGAGCACCCCGTGCTGGACGTCACGGTGGACGGCGCGGACGAGGTGGCTCCGGACCTGTCGCTCATCAAGGGTGGGGGAGGCGCGCTGCTGCGCGAGAAGGTCGTCGCGCAGGCCAGCCGGCGCGTGGTCATCGTGGTGGACTCGGCCAAGCTGTCGCCACGGCTCGGCACCCGCTGGGCGCTGCCGGTGGAAGTCCTTCCCTTCGGCTGGCGCTCGCAGGCGCTCTTCCTGGAGTCGCTCGGCGCGCGCGTCACCCCGCGGCGGGACGCGGCGGGCGAGCCCTTCCTCACGGACCAGGGGAACCTCGTGCTCGACTGTGGCTTCGGCCCCATTGAAGCGCCGGAGGCGCTGGCCGTGCGCCTGGGCTTGCGCGCGGGCGTGGTGGGCCATGGCCTCTTCCTCGGCCTGACGACGGACCTCGTGGTGGCCGGCCCTCACGGCGTGGAACACCGCGCCCTCTGA
- a CDS encoding outer membrane beta-barrel protein gives MTGRLYRALAVVTTLVSSAAMAQEATSSSVRSGLEFTVGLGFQAGAGYVYKNGPRADGTVGDVKLSDGANGGVAFLLEAGYRASPNWFIGAFGQYTHILTKTNPYSCPEGFDCTTSSIRVGPQVQYHFSPEASFDPFVGIGFGFVTLTSKVEGQSPTPVPGLNADVDIESTFRGPEYVNATVGGKWRLSNSLSFGPYLTGTYARNTVRAGTQTVTLPAQLGGTTATSGVPAVDDGPYGLIILGVRGTFNL, from the coding sequence ATGACGGGAAGGCTGTATAGAGCCCTTGCGGTAGTGACCACGCTTGTGTCCTCGGCTGCCATGGCGCAAGAGGCGACGAGCTCCAGCGTCAGGAGTGGGCTGGAGTTCACCGTGGGGCTCGGCTTCCAGGCCGGCGCCGGCTACGTCTACAAGAATGGCCCGAGGGCCGACGGCACGGTGGGCGATGTGAAGCTCAGCGACGGCGCCAACGGCGGTGTCGCGTTCCTGTTGGAGGCCGGTTACCGCGCCAGCCCCAACTGGTTCATCGGGGCCTTCGGTCAGTACACGCACATCCTGACCAAGACCAACCCCTACTCCTGCCCCGAGGGCTTCGACTGCACCACCAGCTCGATTCGCGTCGGTCCCCAGGTGCAGTACCACTTCTCGCCCGAGGCCTCGTTCGACCCCTTCGTGGGCATCGGCTTCGGCTTCGTCACCCTGACGAGCAAAGTCGAGGGCCAGTCCCCCACGCCTGTCCCCGGCCTCAACGCGGACGTGGACATCGAGAGCACGTTCCGCGGCCCGGAGTACGTGAATGCCACCGTCGGCGGCAAGTGGCGGCTGAGCAACTCCCTGTCCTTCGGCCCGTACCTCACCGGCACCTACGCCCGCAACACCGTGCGCGCCGGCACCCAGACGGTGACCCTGCCTGCCCAGCTCGGTGGCACCACCGCCACGTCGGGCGTGCCCGCCGTGGATGACGGCCCGTACGGCCTCATCATCCTGGGCGTTCGCGGCACCTTCAACCTGTAG
- a CDS encoding LysR family transcriptional regulator: MNVTLEQARALDALARHGTFAAAAEALHKGHTAVLYALRTLEEQTELTLLDRRGYRTRLTPAGERVLEHCRKLLAAERELEAACAEIRTGWEPTLRIVFDGVFPAVPLLRVVKELRAEGASTRFHVSAEFLAGVEAAFVRDEADLMVSVLPPTIPGLRTYRLPELKTVLVAHRGHPLARRRGPLKDEELAEHLLLTVRGSDPRLQLSTVSLESRSSVLLNDFAAKKAAILEGLGFGWLPEHLATRELRRGELKALKVARGATHSLQPQLHHRATVKPGRAARRVVQALTGAKQEE; the protein is encoded by the coding sequence ATGAACGTCACCCTGGAGCAGGCCCGTGCCCTGGACGCCCTCGCCCGCCATGGCACCTTCGCGGCCGCGGCGGAGGCCCTGCACAAGGGACACACCGCGGTGCTGTACGCGCTGCGCACGCTGGAGGAGCAGACGGAGCTGACGCTGTTGGATCGGCGCGGCTACCGCACGCGGCTGACGCCCGCGGGCGAGCGCGTGCTGGAGCACTGCCGCAAGCTGCTGGCCGCGGAGCGGGAGCTGGAGGCCGCGTGCGCGGAGATTCGCACCGGCTGGGAGCCCACGCTGCGCATCGTCTTCGACGGCGTCTTCCCCGCCGTGCCGTTGCTGCGGGTGGTGAAGGAGCTGCGCGCGGAAGGGGCCAGCACGCGCTTCCACGTGTCCGCGGAGTTCCTCGCTGGCGTGGAGGCAGCCTTCGTGCGCGATGAGGCGGACCTGATGGTGTCCGTGCTGCCACCCACGATTCCAGGCCTGCGCACCTACCGGCTGCCGGAGCTGAAGACGGTGCTGGTGGCCCACCGCGGGCACCCGCTGGCGCGGCGGCGCGGGCCCCTGAAGGACGAGGAGCTGGCCGAGCACCTCCTGCTCACCGTGCGCGGCTCGGACCCCCGGCTGCAGCTCAGCACCGTCTCACTGGAGAGCCGCTCCTCGGTGCTCCTCAACGACTTCGCCGCGAAGAAGGCCGCCATCCTCGAGGGGCTGGGCTTCGGATGGCTGCCGGAGCACCTGGCCACCCGCGAGCTGCGGCGGGGAGAACTCAAGGCGCTGAAGGTGGCCCGGGGCGCCACGCACTCGCTCCAGCCGCAGCTCCACCACCGCGCCACCGTGAAGCCGGGCCGCGCCGCCCGCCGCGTGGTGCAGGCCCTCACGGGGGCGAAGCAGGAAGAGTGA
- a CDS encoding right-handed parallel beta-helix repeat-containing protein produces MPTPVLLLWKQTLLALTLGLLVAACSSSPDPKPTDAPGDAGTSEGSGDAGSTPSPDGGDDAGSTAPATDGGQDAGTGADAGPVIPVPEDGGTVVTGTLSGRLTEAGSPYRVVGDANGVVTIPKGQVLTVGPGVILDFRGRPEVTEADVDSSSPDSVMNHQKGRVEVRAYGAIHVQGTAAKPVLLTSTNPHGWWGVNFYGQNSVGDGHPTFEHMVFEKVRKNEYNGARDWTRGALWAYYPGPVTIAHSVFRDNVASAHCAALDLMFTDGSRVEDTVFEDNRIHEIDRFAQPGTSSMSGGGAVCITHGRNSVVRGNTFRDNGVEAFGGFVTTALEPRPLLTWPNAQNISDLGGGGAIHYFQPDNDLLEDNFFEGNFVAMGPGAAIYLEDVGTRTVTMRGNRFVNNRGGAGGVIVCNRGSGDVELVVAADNVFTGNTVNGQPASNVTGDCNTAAQ; encoded by the coding sequence ATGCCCACCCCGGTTCTTCTCCTCTGGAAGCAGACCCTCCTGGCCCTGACGCTGGGCCTGCTCGTCGCCGCCTGTTCCTCCAGTCCGGACCCGAAGCCCACGGACGCCCCTGGGGATGCTGGCACTTCGGAGGGAAGCGGAGATGCGGGCTCCACTCCTTCGCCGGACGGAGGCGACGACGCGGGCTCCACCGCCCCGGCGACGGATGGAGGGCAGGACGCGGGAACGGGCGCGGACGCGGGGCCCGTCATCCCGGTGCCGGAGGATGGAGGCACCGTTGTCACCGGCACGCTGTCGGGGCGGCTCACGGAGGCGGGCTCGCCCTACCGCGTCGTGGGGGACGCGAACGGCGTCGTCACCATTCCGAAGGGACAGGTCCTCACGGTGGGGCCGGGCGTCATCCTCGATTTTCGCGGCCGGCCGGAGGTGACGGAGGCGGATGTGGACTCCAGTTCGCCCGACAGTGTGATGAACCACCAGAAGGGACGGGTGGAGGTGCGCGCCTACGGTGCCATCCACGTCCAGGGCACCGCGGCGAAGCCGGTGCTCCTCACGTCCACCAATCCGCACGGCTGGTGGGGGGTGAACTTCTATGGACAGAACTCCGTGGGGGATGGCCACCCGACCTTCGAGCACATGGTCTTCGAGAAGGTGCGCAAGAACGAGTACAACGGCGCCCGTGACTGGACGCGTGGCGCGCTGTGGGCCTACTACCCGGGGCCGGTGACGATTGCCCACTCGGTGTTCCGCGACAACGTCGCGTCCGCGCACTGCGCCGCGCTCGACCTGATGTTCACCGACGGCTCGCGCGTGGAGGACACCGTCTTCGAGGACAACCGCATCCACGAGATTGACCGCTTCGCGCAGCCCGGCACCTCGTCCATGTCCGGTGGCGGGGCCGTGTGCATCACCCACGGCCGCAACTCGGTGGTGCGGGGCAACACCTTCCGAGACAACGGAGTGGAGGCCTTCGGTGGCTTCGTGACGACGGCGCTCGAGCCCCGGCCCCTGCTCACGTGGCCCAACGCGCAGAACATCTCCGACCTGGGCGGCGGGGGCGCGATTCACTACTTCCAGCCGGACAACGACCTCCTGGAGGACAACTTCTTCGAGGGCAACTTCGTGGCCATGGGCCCCGGGGCGGCCATCTACCTGGAGGACGTGGGCACGAGGACTGTCACCATGCGAGGCAACCGCTTCGTGAACAACCGGGGCGGCGCCGGTGGCGTCATCGTCTGCAACCGGGGCAGTGGTGACGTGGAGCTGGTGGTGGCCGCCGACAACGTCTTCACGGGGAACACGGTGAACGGGCAGCCAGCGTCCAACGTCACGGGCGATTGCAACACCGCCGCGCAGTAG
- a CDS encoding arsenate reductase family protein, with protein sequence MPNDVLVLAYAGCSTCKKAQKWLEEQGVAYQVRPIVETPPTVAELGQWIPRSGVSVRKWLNTSGQSYRALGKAKVDAASDAELVSWLAADGKLIKRPVLVTGSTVLVGFQPDAYARVFASRR encoded by the coding sequence ATGCCGAACGACGTCCTGGTGCTGGCCTACGCCGGCTGTAGCACCTGCAAGAAGGCGCAGAAGTGGCTGGAGGAGCAGGGTGTGGCGTACCAGGTGCGTCCCATCGTCGAGACGCCGCCCACGGTGGCCGAGCTGGGGCAGTGGATTCCCCGCAGCGGGGTGTCCGTCCGCAAGTGGCTCAACACCAGTGGCCAGAGCTACCGCGCGCTTGGCAAGGCGAAGGTGGACGCCGCGTCCGACGCGGAGCTGGTGTCCTGGTTGGCCGCCGACGGGAAGCTCATCAAGCGTCCCGTGCTCGTCACCGGGAGCACCGTCCTCGTCGGCTTCCAGCCGGACGCCTACGCGCGCGTCTTCGCCTCGCGCCGCTGA